The following are from one region of the Paenibacillus sp. KS-LC4 genome:
- a CDS encoding bifunctional 2-keto-4-hydroxyglutarate aldolase/2-keto-3-deoxy-6-phosphogluconate aldolase produces MWRKLEHLKKISESGIVLIIRSDSEQEALAVAEAAIAGGIKVLEITMSVPNALQVIRTLADKYAPADVLIGAGTILDGETARAAILAGAELLVSPQLNPEMIKVANRYQAITISGAFTPKDVVETLEAGADIVKLFPAEVVGPGYVKALSAPLPQAPIAPTGGVTPQNVHEWLQAGCIGVGVGSYITKAAKQDGDYGKVTAAAREFLQAVAAAR; encoded by the coding sequence ATGTGGAGAAAGCTTGAGCATTTGAAAAAGATATCCGAAAGCGGAATCGTCCTGATTATCCGCTCCGACAGCGAGCAAGAGGCTTTAGCCGTTGCCGAGGCTGCCATTGCTGGCGGCATTAAGGTGCTGGAAATTACAATGAGCGTGCCTAATGCGCTTCAGGTCATTCGTACGCTTGCGGACAAATACGCGCCGGCTGACGTTCTTATCGGCGCAGGTACGATTCTGGATGGCGAGACGGCCCGCGCAGCTATATTGGCAGGCGCCGAGCTGCTCGTCAGTCCGCAGCTAAACCCGGAAATGATCAAGGTTGCCAACCGCTATCAAGCCATTACAATCAGCGGCGCATTTACGCCGAAGGATGTTGTCGAGACGCTGGAAGCGGGCGCCGATATTGTGAAGCTGTTTCCGGCCGAGGTTGTTGGACCTGGCTATGTGAAGGCTCTATCGGCTCCATTGCCGCAAGCCCCGATTGCGCCCACTGGCGGTGTTACGCCGCAAAATGTGCATGAATGGCTGCAAGCGGGCTGTATTGGCGTAGGCGTTGGCAGCTATATTACAAAAGCAGCTAAACAAGATGGAGATTACGGCAAGGTAACAGCTGCCGCGCGCGAATTTCTTCAAGCCGTTGCCGCTGCACGATAG
- a CDS encoding MFS transporter translates to MTNSNKLHHANAAKAKKPGLRWGIITLLLLGAVVNYLDRSNLSIANTTIAAEFGLSSTQMGLLLSAFLWPYALANLPAGWLVDRFGPRKMFAWASGLWSAATIISAFANSFSFMYAMRMLLGVSESPFFTSGLKVTNRWFSKEERGLPTSIINTGSQIANAIAPPLLTVLMLTMTWRGMFIFMGVVGFVVMLAWLKVYRDPTAAEKRLINVDAAPLAEPAATTAGEVKQAKWSSLFKHKSTWFMIIGNFGIMFTIWVYLTWLPSYLEKEQGFTLKETGWIASIPFVAGIIGVLLGGFISDFFIRRGFAAVTSRKIPIVGGAILAAASVAPIPFIDNTALSIVMLSIGYFASQLPSGVIWTLAADIAPGEQVASLGAIQNFGGFLGAACAPIVTGYILDTTGSFNNVFLLGAGLLLLGAISYGIFLKKPIPKTA, encoded by the coding sequence ATGACCAATTCTAACAAGCTTCACCATGCGAATGCCGCCAAGGCGAAAAAACCCGGACTTCGCTGGGGCATTATTACGCTGCTGCTGCTCGGAGCAGTAGTCAATTATTTGGATCGCTCCAATTTGAGCATTGCCAATACTACGATTGCAGCTGAGTTTGGCTTATCCTCAACTCAAATGGGGCTGCTGTTATCCGCTTTTCTATGGCCTTATGCCTTGGCTAACTTGCCGGCTGGCTGGCTCGTTGACCGCTTCGGCCCGAGGAAAATGTTCGCATGGGCATCCGGCCTTTGGTCGGCTGCGACGATTATCAGCGCCTTTGCCAATTCGTTTTCCTTCATGTATGCGATGCGAATGCTGCTCGGCGTATCCGAGTCGCCCTTCTTCACCTCAGGCCTAAAAGTAACGAATCGTTGGTTCTCGAAGGAGGAGCGCGGCTTGCCAACCTCCATTATCAACACCGGCTCGCAGATTGCTAATGCGATCGCCCCTCCCTTACTGACCGTTCTCATGCTGACGATGACGTGGAGAGGCATGTTTATTTTCATGGGGGTCGTCGGCTTCGTCGTCATGCTGGCTTGGCTGAAAGTATATCGCGATCCGACTGCTGCCGAGAAACGTTTGATCAATGTGGACGCTGCGCCTTTGGCAGAGCCAGCCGCAACCACAGCGGGTGAAGTGAAGCAGGCTAAATGGTCCTCGCTTTTCAAGCATAAAAGCACTTGGTTTATGATCATTGGAAACTTTGGCATTATGTTTACTATTTGGGTTTACTTAACGTGGCTGCCAAGCTACTTGGAGAAGGAGCAAGGCTTCACCTTAAAAGAGACGGGCTGGATTGCCTCCATTCCGTTCGTAGCTGGTATTATTGGCGTGCTGCTTGGCGGCTTCATCTCTGACTTTTTCATCCGCAGAGGGTTTGCCGCTGTAACCTCGCGCAAAATCCCGATTGTCGGCGGAGCCATTCTCGCTGCGGCATCCGTCGCTCCGATTCCGTTTATCGACAATACAGCACTCAGCATCGTTATGCTGTCGATTGGTTATTTTGCATCTCAGCTGCCTTCCGGCGTTATCTGGACACTCGCAGCAGATATAGCGCCAGGCGAGCAGGTTGCCTCCTTGGGCGCCATCCAAAACTTCGGCGGATTTCTTGGAGCTGCATGCGCCCCAATCGTAACGGGCTACATTTTGGATACGACTGGAAGCTTCAATAATGTATTTCTGCTGGGCGCAGGCTTGCTGCTGCTTGGAGCGATCTCCTACGGCATTTTCTTGAAAAAGCCCATTCCCAAAACCGCATAG
- a CDS encoding family 10 glycosylhydrolase gives MRFKRALLLSLLFILMIPAGIAPASVQAAAAKAIQIVLDGDVVSSDVPPYLREDLNVTMVPLRVISESLGAQVRWSQAAKQVTISQDDTIITMVSGQNSAFVNGGVITLDATVQTVSGRVMVPLRFVSNQLGVAVKWDNDAKVVHLYKDTVSPVPSTPASPVATPAPTPSATAQPSQTATPAPTPIPSATPAASTEPLPPVVAPTPAAGTELRGVWVSTIYNLDFPSTASYGKQAVQEKEFKALLDDVQAMGMNAVFVQVRPSADALYPSALVPWSKVLTGKQGVAPSYDPLQFMLDETHRRGMTFHAWFNPFRANTDTDTSKLASNHVAVEHPDWVLTSGSQLLINPGIPAARQHVMDVIMEVVNNYDIDGVHLDDYFYPSNITLSDDATFKTYNSKKLATKAEWRRNNIDEFVRQLDESIHRVKPTVEFGISPFGVWRNKSQDASGSDTNAGVTAYDSMSADVRKWVKQGWIDYVAPQVYWSMSLSAARYDKVVDWWAAQVANTDVDLYIGHAVYKLGTKETGWQTSEEIIKQLKYNTKHPEVKGDIYFSAKDLRKNPLGIIEALKQYYGK, from the coding sequence ATGAGATTCAAACGGGCGCTTCTGCTCTCCTTGTTATTTATTCTAATGATCCCGGCCGGCATTGCGCCTGCTTCTGTACAAGCTGCGGCGGCGAAGGCGATCCAAATTGTGCTGGATGGCGATGTGGTGAGCAGCGATGTCCCTCCCTATCTTCGTGAGGATTTGAACGTAACGATGGTGCCGCTGCGCGTTATTAGTGAAAGTCTTGGCGCACAGGTGAGATGGTCACAGGCGGCCAAGCAGGTAACGATTAGTCAGGACGATACGATTATTACGATGGTTTCGGGGCAAAATAGCGCTTTTGTCAACGGCGGAGTCATTACGCTTGATGCGACGGTACAGACCGTGAGCGGGCGAGTAATGGTACCGCTCCGTTTTGTCAGCAATCAATTGGGCGTTGCTGTTAAATGGGATAATGACGCGAAGGTCGTCCATTTGTACAAGGACACTGTGAGCCCGGTGCCGAGCACGCCAGCGAGCCCAGTAGCTACGCCTGCTCCAACGCCATCGGCTACCGCGCAGCCGAGTCAGACAGCGACTCCGGCACCAACGCCTATTCCAAGCGCGACGCCTGCTGCCTCAACAGAGCCATTGCCGCCGGTAGTCGCACCGACTCCCGCCGCTGGCACCGAGCTAAGAGGGGTATGGGTATCGACGATCTACAATTTGGACTTTCCTTCAACGGCCTCTTATGGAAAGCAGGCTGTGCAAGAGAAAGAATTTAAGGCGCTGCTTGATGATGTACAGGCGATGGGGATGAATGCTGTGTTTGTACAGGTTCGGCCATCAGCCGACGCTCTTTACCCATCAGCGCTTGTTCCTTGGTCGAAGGTGCTGACGGGCAAGCAGGGGGTAGCGCCGTCCTACGACCCGCTGCAATTTATGCTTGATGAGACGCATCGCCGCGGCATGACGTTCCATGCCTGGTTTAATCCATTCCGGGCAAATACGGATACCGACACAAGCAAGCTCGCGTCCAATCATGTAGCCGTAGAGCATCCTGACTGGGTGCTGACCTCAGGCTCGCAGCTGTTGATTAATCCGGGCATTCCGGCAGCGCGCCAGCATGTCATGGATGTCATTATGGAGGTTGTAAATAATTACGATATCGACGGCGTACATTTGGATGATTATTTTTATCCGTCCAACATTACGCTGAGTGATGATGCCACGTTCAAAACCTATAACAGCAAGAAGCTGGCGACCAAAGCGGAATGGAGACGCAATAACATTGATGAATTCGTACGGCAGCTTGACGAGTCGATTCACAGGGTCAAACCGACTGTCGAGTTTGGCATCAGCCCATTCGGTGTATGGCGCAACAAATCGCAGGATGCAAGCGGCTCGGATACGAATGCCGGAGTAACGGCTTACGACAGCATGTCGGCGGATGTACGCAAATGGGTCAAGCAGGGCTGGATTGATTATGTCGCTCCTCAAGTGTATTGGAGCATGTCCCTTTCCGCAGCGCGTTACGATAAGGTCGTGGATTGGTGGGCGGCTCAAGTGGCGAACACGGACGTCGATCTTTATATCGGCCATGCCGTATACAAGCTCGGAACGAAAGAAACAGGGTGGCAAACCTCGGAGGAAATCATCAAGCAATTGAAATACAATACGAAGCATCCTGAGGTGAAGGGCGATATTTATTTTAGCGCCAAGGATTTGCGCAAAAACCCGCTCGGTATTATAGAGGCTTTAAAGCAGTATTATGGGAAGTAA
- a CDS encoding DUF2157 domain-containing protein, whose translation MLRINMIRMGFLMGIALLLAAIFYLFAANWVGFSSSQKMLTSAGFVLFFYVLSYGFSRTRLPLGLSAFLSGIFLVAGCIAFGAAAALADQVYSLHQPPYIICLISFLPSLLLAWITRYKPLYVLTYILAHFTLYFLFDYRLFTPNVEMNTLLADSTFVLFNLALFLLAQTKRLASEIIRLASFVMLHISLLNLAGAFDHAGLSLFMNVLDIAVIAACFYYFMRIRLDKTLLTLTALAASAYTVAKFIRFSLETESVFRFVLGILFVIVLLTANVLFFRYMNKLGNKTSTEEQTAEVMKESVGPDMSAVEAGPQQVNGTASRRTTDHHLLGSIISTVITIVGIIIGSISVIGLVVLLTDETGPLKTQHALYALSLLFIVPMLLLPRVNAVVRYTVFTVGFAMGLVSIAWIEKAPLSVIFLAIAIISWLRLQGRMQQLITYMLMNIAAAIVLYQLFQNMHDAFSSIIISLTVLNAAVYGSSFARSNDERLAHLREGSLLFSFIFLLWLSSLDPVFTFSVALFNVLAFIVLTAAVFLFIKREQTLETAGSFFFWLLFLAIKYHDYLWTMLNKSVTLALLGFVALGVSYWFVRRPAKGGKPLETSGKIDFFVGKRSLLITAVVLLQLGFIGFQTVTNERTPSRINHSAALAAPANDAAFGVTVSLPHGRVIATQTAQAAHSYIS comes from the coding sequence ATGCTGCGTATAAACATGATACGAATGGGCTTCCTGATGGGCATTGCCTTGCTGCTTGCGGCTATCTTCTATTTATTCGCTGCGAATTGGGTCGGATTCAGCAGCTCTCAGAAGATGCTGACCTCCGCTGGATTCGTGTTATTTTTCTATGTGCTTTCCTACGGCTTCTCCCGGACCAGGCTCCCCCTTGGCTTGTCCGCCTTTCTAAGCGGCATATTTCTCGTCGCAGGGTGCATCGCCTTTGGAGCAGCGGCTGCGCTTGCTGACCAAGTTTATAGCCTGCATCAGCCCCCTTACATCATTTGTCTGATTTCATTTCTGCCGAGCCTGCTGCTCGCGTGGATTACGCGATACAAGCCGCTATATGTGCTGACATATATATTGGCGCATTTCACGCTTTATTTTTTATTCGATTATCGTTTGTTTACACCGAATGTGGAGATGAACACCCTGCTGGCTGATTCCACTTTTGTTTTGTTCAATCTAGCTTTGTTTCTGCTAGCGCAGACTAAGCGGCTTGCTTCTGAAATCATTCGGCTGGCGAGCTTTGTGATGCTCCACATTTCGCTGCTCAACCTTGCCGGCGCCTTTGACCATGCTGGCCTGTCGCTGTTTATGAATGTATTGGATATCGCCGTCATTGCGGCCTGCTTCTACTATTTCATGCGCATTCGTCTTGATAAAACGCTGCTGACCCTTACCGCACTAGCGGCATCCGCGTATACGGTGGCAAAATTCATCCGTTTCTCGCTGGAAACCGAATCCGTCTTTCGTTTCGTGCTTGGCATTCTGTTCGTTATCGTACTGCTTACGGCAAACGTACTGTTTTTCCGCTATATGAATAAGCTAGGCAACAAAACCTCTACTGAAGAGCAGACAGCAGAAGTTATGAAAGAGTCTGTTGGACCTGATATGTCCGCTGTGGAAGCTGGCCCTCAGCAAGTAAATGGTACCGCGAGTCGAAGAACCACTGACCATCATCTGCTGGGCAGCATCATCTCTACGGTCATTACAATAGTCGGCATCATCATCGGCAGTATTTCCGTTATTGGTCTTGTAGTGCTGCTAACAGATGAAACCGGACCGTTGAAGACGCAGCACGCCCTGTATGCGCTATCGCTGCTGTTCATCGTGCCGATGCTTCTGCTGCCACGCGTAAATGCAGTCGTTCGTTATACGGTGTTTACCGTTGGCTTCGCTATGGGGCTCGTGTCCATTGCCTGGATTGAAAAAGCGCCGCTAAGCGTCATCTTCTTAGCTATTGCGATCATCAGCTGGCTTCGCCTGCAAGGACGCATGCAGCAATTGATCACCTATATGCTGATGAATATTGCCGCAGCCATTGTACTTTATCAGCTATTTCAAAATATGCACGATGCATTTTCCAGCATTATCATTTCCTTGACCGTGCTTAATGCGGCGGTATACGGCAGCTCATTCGCCAGATCAAACGACGAGCGGCTCGCCCATCTGAGGGAAGGCAGCCTGCTGTTCAGCTTTATTTTCCTCCTATGGCTGTCATCGCTGGACCCGGTATTTACTTTTTCAGTGGCGCTATTCAATGTGTTGGCCTTTATTGTGCTGACAGCTGCGGTGTTCCTGTTCATCAAACGCGAGCAAACGCTGGAAACAGCGGGAAGCTTCTTCTTCTGGCTCCTCTTTCTCGCGATTAAGTATCACGATTATTTGTGGACAATGCTGAACAAGTCGGTCACGCTTGCACTGCTGGGCTTTGTCGCACTCGGCGTCTCCTACTGGTTTGTCCGCCGCCCTGCAAAGGGTGGAAAGCCTCTTGAGACAAGCGGCAAAATAGATTTTTTTGTTGGAAAAAGAAGCTTGCTCATTACCGCAGTTGTATTACTCCAGCTTGGCTTTATCGGCTTTCAAACCGTGACAAATGAGCGGACACCTAGCCGTATTAACCATTCGGCAGCTCTTGCTGCTCCTGCCAATGATGCAGCATTCGGCGTCACCGTATCTCTGCCGCACGGTCGAGTGATAGCTACTCAGACTGCACAAGCTGCTCATAGCTACATTAGCTAG